A genomic stretch from Dissulfurispira thermophila includes:
- a CDS encoding PD-(D/E)XK nuclease family protein, producing MVKIFYISREHTNTAELLFKEALKTEHRINIDYSNILYLSPTPAKVKEASEIFHQLVDSRCYIPPEMATIVQYCKKLYSAYGNRRILNSSLIPIIISILCGRGIGFSSMIADFIRDIKCIYPDSSVDIIEQTFTDILHELNIPEAVTKTINEGIRSYRDYQLFITKNGLVDEIDIMNYVSNLQLSTKNSLLILDGFYEPSNIEKNVLKRLIQYSEKIFVGIPYSKQFGKLIDGYVGFLKDNFETEEIFYTDSPGSSSPNSLIYSAYQGMEDEVEEIARNIKSLYLSGKLRDLRKAIITFPVMSKYSSIIGRVFHRYGIPYDIYRGNILGRMRPFLDFLSLLVSVAEGYPRLKFSQFLSSIYFTRIPDNIRKWAATLSIESGIISGKEMWLNFVKDGSENFDISLVKEKDAIERDMMWIFEKLQPLEDSRKGVDINTYVHLIRDIIDDFGFLSSVLDSNVRDLRNLNIELLKQISFLSTLYPQPITLNEFIDIFSHLLNSIHIETEGTGVRIMDLSEIHGLSAEYIFLGGLTDKDMPLRMGPDYLLPDNVKRRLGFVHLDKYIEMQTFCFYNVIRSSKNLHLSYPLMEGEDMFLPSSFLYSGEEVKGKIPGIFSKEEYLIKQGYKSFSENISEIKTQSSAAIFKPSEFIKVTDIDSYRMCPRRFFIERVLKLKPMDVKEYELEANTIGTIIHRIMEKIIKEPFDSFDDFQKRAEAAIETSMRDMRIDAYWKTIINDTFMEILPEIYEKELEIREDGYVSTEVEKTIVGEPIKGMRLKGKIDRLDKIGDTVQIIDYKTGTLNLNCKQVLEGNENLQLFLYAAIAKNQGYRVSRVGIYSLKDISIKWCPSKRKARGSRLEIQSSGKKESELDDYIIAALRFLEEAVENMRKGNFEARPLNDYICWSCHEYAFCPYMQK from the coding sequence ATGGTAAAAATCTTCTATATATCTCGAGAACATACAAATACTGCTGAATTGCTGTTCAAAGAGGCATTAAAAACAGAACACAGAATAAATATTGATTATTCAAATATTCTTTATTTATCACCAACACCTGCAAAGGTTAAAGAAGCAAGTGAAATATTTCATCAACTTGTTGATAGTAGATGCTATATCCCACCAGAAATGGCAACTATAGTTCAATACTGCAAGAAACTCTATTCTGCCTATGGAAACAGGAGGATATTGAACAGTTCTTTAATCCCGATTATCATCTCGATACTTTGTGGCAGAGGAATTGGCTTTTCATCAATGATTGCTGATTTCATAAGGGACATTAAGTGTATTTACCCTGATAGCAGTGTGGATATTATAGAACAAACCTTTACAGATATATTGCATGAGTTGAACATACCAGAAGCTGTTACAAAGACCATAAATGAAGGTATCAGGTCATATAGAGATTATCAATTATTTATAACAAAGAATGGACTTGTGGATGAAATAGATATTATGAATTATGTAAGCAATCTACAATTATCTACTAAAAACTCATTGCTGATTCTGGATGGATTTTATGAGCCTTCCAACATAGAAAAAAATGTATTAAAAAGACTTATTCAATATTCTGAAAAGATATTTGTTGGGATACCTTACAGCAAGCAGTTTGGAAAACTTATAGATGGATATGTAGGCTTTTTGAAAGATAATTTTGAAACTGAAGAAATATTTTATACTGATTCTCCAGGTTCTTCATCCCCCAATTCCCTTATTTACAGTGCATATCAGGGGATGGAAGACGAAGTGGAAGAAATAGCAAGGAATATAAAATCATTGTATCTGTCAGGTAAACTTAGAGATTTAAGAAAGGCAATTATTACATTTCCTGTTATGAGTAAATATTCGTCCATAATAGGTAGGGTCTTTCATCGTTATGGCATCCCATATGACATCTATAGAGGCAATATACTTGGACGAATGAGGCCTTTTCTTGATTTTTTGTCACTTTTAGTATCAGTGGCAGAGGGCTATCCAAGGCTGAAGTTTTCGCAGTTTTTATCATCCATATATTTTACCCGAATCCCTGATAATATCAGGAAATGGGCAGCAACCCTTTCTATAGAATCAGGAATTATTTCAGGAAAAGAAATGTGGCTTAATTTTGTAAAGGACGGATCAGAGAATTTCGATATTAGTCTTGTAAAAGAAAAAGATGCAATAGAAAGAGATATGATGTGGATTTTCGAAAAGCTCCAGCCTCTTGAAGATAGCAGAAAAGGAGTTGATATTAATACATATGTTCATCTTATTAGAGATATTATAGATGATTTTGGTTTTTTATCATCTGTTCTTGATTCTAATGTGAGAGATTTACGCAATTTAAACATTGAGTTACTGAAACAGATTTCTTTTTTGAGCACATTATATCCTCAGCCAATTACACTGAATGAATTTATAGACATATTCAGCCATCTCCTTAATTCGATACATATAGAAACAGAGGGGACAGGAGTAAGGATAATGGATTTATCAGAAATACACGGATTATCAGCAGAATACATTTTTCTTGGCGGGCTGACAGATAAGGACATGCCTCTCAGAATGGGTCCTGATTATTTACTACCTGACAATGTCAAGAGAAGGCTTGGATTCGTGCACCTCGATAAATATATAGAGATGCAGACTTTTTGTTTTTACAATGTTATAAGGTCTTCGAAAAATTTGCATCTCTCGTATCCATTAATGGAAGGAGAAGACATGTTTCTTCCTTCATCATTTCTATATTCTGGCGAAGAAGTAAAAGGAAAAATTCCTGGTATCTTTTCTAAAGAAGAATACCTCATAAAACAGGGTTATAAGTCATTTTCTGAAAATATATCCGAGATTAAGACACAGTCATCAGCCGCTATTTTTAAACCTTCTGAATTTATTAAGGTGACAGACATAGATTCTTACAGGATGTGTCCAAGAAGGTTTTTCATAGAGAGGGTATTGAAACTCAAACCTATGGATGTCAAGGAATATGAGCTTGAGGCAAATACTATAGGTACAATAATACACAGGATAATGGAGAAGATTATAAAGGAACCATTTGATAGTTTTGATGATTTCCAGAAACGAGCTGAGGCAGCAATAGAGACATCTATGAGAGATATGAGGATTGATGCATACTGGAAGACGATAATAAATGATACATTCATGGAGATACTCCCTGAAATATATGAAAAGGAACTCGAGATAAGAGAAGATGGTTATGTATCCACAGAAGTTGAGAAGACAATCGTAGGTGAACCAATAAAAGGTATGAGATTAAAAGGTAAGATTGATAGGCTCGACAAGATTGGGGATACAGTGCAGATAATAGATTATAAGACAGGAACTCTTAATCTTAACTGCAAACAGGTACTTGAGGGAAATGAGAATCTCCAGTTGTTTCTTTATGCTGCGATAGCGAAAAATCAAGGATATAGAGTAAGTAGGGTTGGGATATATTCTTTGAAAGATATTAGCATTAAATGGTGTCCATCAAAAAGGAAAGCTCGAGGTTCAAGGCTTGAAATTCAAAGTTCAGGAAAAAAAGAAAGTGAACTTGATGATTACATAATTGCGGCATTGAGGTTTCTTGAGGAAGCGGTAGAGAACATGAGGAAAGGTAATTTTGAGGCAAGACCTTTAAATGATTATATTTGTTGGAGTTGCCATGAATATGCATTTTGTCCATATATGCAGAAGTAA
- the hpt gene encoding hypoxanthine phosphoribosyltransferase — protein sequence MIIGKPFLTAEQIHEKVIELADRISRDYAGKEILAVGILKGSFMFFADLVRSLKIPVVIDFIVASSYLKTTSTGEVKIHYEIKEDIAGKHVLLIDDIIDTGISLNYIRERLLLKEPESLKICILLDKKERRSVDVPIDYKGFEIPNQFVVGYGLDYDNKYRNLPYIAIFKKER from the coding sequence GTGATAATAGGAAAACCATTTTTAACAGCCGAACAGATTCACGAAAAGGTCATTGAACTTGCTGACAGAATATCCCGCGACTATGCAGGAAAAGAAATTCTTGCGGTTGGCATTCTAAAAGGCTCTTTCATGTTCTTTGCTGACCTTGTTAGATCACTCAAAATCCCTGTTGTCATAGACTTTATCGTGGCATCCAGCTATCTCAAAACCACATCCACAGGAGAAGTAAAAATACACTATGAGATAAAGGAAGACATTGCAGGAAAGCATGTCCTTCTAATAGACGACATTATCGATACTGGCATATCGCTAAATTATATAAGAGAAAGGCTGCTCTTAAAAGAACCCGAAAGCCTCAAGATATGCATACTGCTTGATAAAAAAGAACGTCGCTCTGTTGATGTCCCTATTGATTACAAGGGTTTTGAAATTCCTAATCAATTCGTGGTTGGTTATGGCCTTGATTATGATAATAAATACCGTAATCTTCCTTATATAGCAATATTCAAAAAAGAGAGATAG
- the queD gene encoding 6-carboxytetrahydropterin synthase QueD — MYRLMIETSFASAHQLRGYKGKCENLHGHNWKVQVYVTTEKLNEIDIAIDFHDLKKLTNDIISQLDHKFLNDVFPFTERNPSSENIARWIFESLKKKSTEYNITVSAVTVWESETASATYYEELK; from the coding sequence ATGTATAGACTGATGATAGAGACATCTTTTGCCTCAGCTCATCAATTAAGAGGCTACAAAGGCAAATGCGAAAACTTACATGGCCACAACTGGAAGGTGCAGGTATATGTGACAACAGAAAAATTAAATGAAATCGATATTGCCATAGATTTCCATGACCTTAAGAAATTGACAAATGATATCATATCCCAACTTGATCATAAATTCCTTAATGATGTGTTTCCGTTCACTGAGAGAAATCCATCATCAGAAAATATTGCCAGATGGATATTCGAGTCTCTGAAAAAAAAATCAACAGAATATAATATAACCGTTTCTGCTGTGACAGTATGGGAATCGGAAACCGCATCTGCAACATATTATGAGGAACTAAAATGA
- a CDS encoding TldD/PmbA family protein, with translation MNTEFALKLMEIALKIGADEAEVYVKTSKNLSVEVKEQKIDTLESSMTTGYCIRVIKDNRLGFSYSTNPDEIDIVAKNAIEAAKHSEPDDYLGLPSAIQPAAISQPLIFDNNIASLSEKEAINLTLLIESSAFSEDSRIKKIRKASGSFSISNTYITNSKGISAHYQSTGCSAQLMAIAEEGSESQLGWDYQGSRFLKDVSFEEVGRTAAHRAAKLLGARKINSIKGFVLLDNAVSTEFLGILSSALSSESVQKSKSMLAGKKGEVVISNRLNIIDSGLLDRKLGSKPFDDEGVPTSHKILIEKGVLNGYLYNTYTAKKEGIVSTGNAIRGGFTGIPTIGPTNLYIESASKEYTNDLHGLVKTVNRGLYVIETMGMHTANPISGEFSVGASGLWIENGEIMHPVKEAVISGNILDLFKKVVMIGDDMRFYGNIGSPSLLIEQIDISG, from the coding sequence ATGAATACAGAGTTTGCTTTAAAACTTATGGAAATTGCATTAAAAATAGGTGCTGATGAGGCAGAGGTATATGTAAAGACATCAAAGAACCTCAGCGTTGAGGTCAAAGAGCAAAAAATAGACACCCTCGAATCATCAATGACCACAGGTTATTGCATCAGAGTAATAAAAGATAATCGTCTCGGATTTTCGTACTCCACAAATCCTGACGAAATAGACATTGTTGCAAAAAATGCTATAGAGGCGGCAAAGCACTCAGAGCCTGACGATTATCTTGGATTGCCCTCAGCCATTCAACCTGCAGCAATCAGTCAGCCTTTGATCTTTGATAATAATATAGCCTCATTATCAGAAAAGGAGGCAATAAATCTCACACTCCTTATCGAGAGTTCTGCATTCAGCGAAGATAGCCGCATAAAAAAAATTAGAAAGGCTTCAGGGAGTTTCAGTATAAGTAACACTTATATTACAAATTCTAAAGGCATAAGTGCACACTATCAATCTACAGGATGCTCGGCTCAACTAATGGCAATTGCAGAGGAAGGCAGTGAAAGTCAGCTCGGATGGGATTATCAAGGAAGCAGATTTTTAAAGGATGTATCTTTTGAAGAGGTTGGCAGAACTGCAGCACATAGGGCAGCAAAACTACTCGGGGCACGGAAAATAAATTCTATTAAGGGATTTGTCCTTCTTGACAATGCAGTCTCCACAGAATTCCTTGGCATACTTTCATCAGCCCTATCGTCTGAATCTGTACAGAAAAGTAAATCAATGCTTGCAGGCAAAAAAGGCGAAGTAGTAATAAGCAACAGACTGAATATCATAGATAGTGGATTACTTGATAGAAAATTAGGCAGTAAACCATTCGATGACGAAGGTGTGCCAACCTCACACAAGATATTAATAGAAAAAGGTGTCTTAAATGGTTACCTTTATAATACTTATACTGCTAAAAAAGAAGGTATTGTATCCACTGGTAATGCTATTAGAGGCGGATTCACAGGTATTCCTACTATAGGCCCTACAAATCTCTATATTGAGTCTGCCTCAAAGGAATACACAAATGATCTTCATGGTCTCGTAAAAACAGTAAACAGAGGTCTTTATGTAATCGAAACAATGGGGATGCATACTGCAAACCCAATATCAGGAGAATTCTCTGTGGGTGCATCAGGATTGTGGATTGAAAATGGAGAGATAATGCATCCTGTAAAAGAGGCAGTAATTTCAGGTAATATCCTTGACCTATTTAAGAAAGTCGTCATGATTGGCGATGATATGCGATTCTATGGTAATATAGGCTCTCCAAGCCTTTTAATAGAACAAATTGATATAAGCGGCTAA
- a CDS encoding acyl-CoA dehydrogenase family protein — protein MDYFLTEEQQMIRDLARQIAEEKVVPVRAELDEKGEFPWEIMKVLAQSDLFGLFIPEEYGGLGKGCLELCLAVEELSRACVGVSTTYAANALGTYPILLFGTDEQKKKFLPDIATGKRLVAFGLTEANAGSDAGGIQTTARLDGNEYVLNGTKQWITNGGDAEIYTIIAMTDKTKGARGASAFIVEKGTPGFTFGKKENKMGIRASSTRELIFDNCRIPKENILGKEGMGFIVAMKTLDQSRTGVGAQGLGVAQGAFEEAVKFARQRHQFGHPIISFQAVQHMLADMAIEIEAARALIYSVARYIDSGAKDISKPSAIAKTFGTDIAMKVTTNAVQVMGGSGYMKEYPVEKMMRDAKILQIYEGTNQIQRNVIGQEIIKESARKK, from the coding sequence ATGGACTATTTTTTAACAGAAGAACAACAGATGATCCGTGATCTTGCAAGACAGATAGCAGAAGAAAAGGTCGTGCCTGTAAGGGCAGAACTGGACGAGAAGGGAGAATTTCCATGGGAAATAATGAAAGTGCTTGCCCAGTCTGACCTATTTGGGCTCTTCATACCTGAAGAATACGGAGGACTCGGCAAGGGATGCCTCGAACTCTGTCTCGCTGTTGAGGAACTTTCAAGGGCATGTGTAGGTGTATCCACAACATATGCTGCAAATGCCCTAGGTACATATCCAATACTACTTTTTGGCACAGATGAACAAAAAAAGAAATTTCTACCTGATATTGCAACAGGCAAAAGACTTGTAGCATTCGGATTAACAGAGGCAAATGCAGGAAGCGATGCAGGAGGAATCCAGACAACAGCAAGGCTTGACGGTAATGAATATGTCTTAAATGGTACAAAACAATGGATTACAAACGGCGGTGATGCAGAGATATACACCATAATCGCGATGACGGATAAAACAAAGGGCGCAAGAGGCGCATCTGCATTCATTGTCGAAAAAGGAACACCTGGCTTCACATTCGGAAAAAAAGAGAATAAAATGGGTATAAGGGCATCATCTACGAGGGAACTAATATTTGATAATTGTAGGATCCCCAAGGAAAATATACTTGGCAAAGAAGGCATGGGATTCATTGTTGCAATGAAGACCCTCGACCAATCAAGAACAGGAGTTGGCGCACAGGGATTAGGAGTTGCACAGGGTGCATTTGAAGAGGCTGTAAAATTTGCAAGGCAAAGACATCAGTTCGGCCATCCAATTATAAGCTTTCAGGCAGTGCAGCATATGCTCGCAGACATGGCAATAGAAATAGAGGCAGCAAGGGCTTTAATATATTCTGTCGCAAGATACATTGATAGCGGTGCAAAAGATATATCAAAACCGTCTGCAATTGCAAAAACATTTGGTACAGATATAGCCATGAAGGTAACCACAAATGCTGTGCAGGTTATGGGCGGATCGGGATATATGAAAGAATATCCTGTTGAGAAGATGATGAGAGATGCAAAAATCCTTCAGATATATGAAGGAACAAACCAGATACAGAGAAATGTCATTGGTCAAGAAATAATCAAAGAATCAGCAAGAAAAAAATAA
- a CDS encoding cytochrome ubiquinol oxidase subunit I, whose amino-acid sequence MYPIWEVPNLSAGLILGIMSTFHILPSHLSVSSMWFNVYMETKAYRENKPELMEFVKKYTLLLLIFAYVFGSLSGVGIWYAATVTNPRGISGLIHNYVWGWATEWVFFIIEVVGIFVYYYTLNKIDRKTHLKIGWIFVIASWITMVVITGILAFMLTPGKWVETGNFFDGFFNKTYWPQLFMRTSLMFCIGAVYAIIAASRLKDDGTRRLAVRTASRWGVLGLVAGSIISLWYFKMLPDNSHTILEMVVPKGLKNGMIISVGIMMIYFMYAHIRPLTIKTVPAIIAVVILFVGIWSAERTREILRKPYVISSYMYSNQIISSDVKAKGVKADAAIINEKGILKVIPFVPEGLREVNESNLLHAGKIIALIECSQCHVLEDKGLRPLPQMAKKMGFKDIESAEGFLDALTGFPYMPPFHGTSLEKKALAAYLVSLSK is encoded by the coding sequence ATGTATCCAATATGGGAAGTGCCTAATTTAAGTGCAGGTCTTATATTAGGAATAATGTCCACATTCCATATCTTACCATCTCATCTATCAGTGAGTTCTATGTGGTTTAATGTTTATATGGAAACAAAGGCATACAGGGAAAATAAGCCTGAACTCATGGAGTTTGTGAAAAAATATACGCTTCTTTTGCTTATATTTGCATATGTCTTTGGTTCTTTGAGCGGAGTTGGTATATGGTATGCTGCTACTGTTACAAATCCAAGAGGCATATCAGGTTTGATACACAATTATGTCTGGGGATGGGCAACTGAATGGGTATTTTTTATAATCGAGGTTGTAGGAATATTTGTTTATTATTACACCCTAAATAAAATTGATAGAAAGACACATCTGAAGATAGGCTGGATATTTGTAATTGCCTCTTGGATAACTATGGTTGTTATTACAGGAATCCTTGCATTTATGTTGACCCCAGGCAAATGGGTAGAGACAGGAAATTTCTTTGATGGGTTTTTTAATAAAACTTATTGGCCGCAACTCTTTATGAGGACGAGTCTTATGTTTTGTATTGGTGCGGTTTATGCTATTATTGCTGCATCGAGACTTAAAGATGATGGAACAAGAAGACTGGCTGTAAGGACAGCATCACGATGGGGGGTATTAGGTCTTGTTGCAGGTAGTATTATTTCTCTATGGTACTTTAAAATGCTGCCTGACAACAGCCACACGATACTTGAAATGGTCGTTCCTAAAGGGCTTAAAAACGGCATGATTATTTCAGTTGGAATCATGATGATTTATTTTATGTATGCTCATATAAGACCGCTCACAATAAAAACAGTTCCTGCAATAATTGCTGTTGTTATTCTTTTTGTGGGTATATGGTCTGCTGAAAGGACAAGGGAGATTCTCAGAAAACCTTATGTAATATCTTCATACATGTATTCCAATCAGATAATAAGCAGCGATGTAAAGGCAAAGGGTGTGAAAGCCGATGCTGCCATAATTAATGAAAAAGGAATTTTAAAAGTAATTCCGTTTGTTCCTGAAGGTTTAAGGGAAGTGAATGAAAGTAATCTTTTACATGCAGGTAAGATAATAGCATTGATAGAATGCTCGCAATGTCATGTACTTGAGGATAAAGGTCTCAGGCCGCTTCCACAGATGGCAAAGAAAATGGGTTTCAAGGACATAGAAAGTGCAGAGGGTTTTCTGGATGCCCTCACAGGATTTCCTTATATGCCGCCATTTCATGGCACATCTTTAGAGAAAAAGGCGCTTGCAGCCTATCTTGTTTCTCTCAGTAAGTAA
- the ccoS gene encoding cbb3-type cytochrome oxidase assembly protein CcoS: protein MWTLSFLVFLSITLGIGAWLLFIWSVKKGQYEDAEDMKYRMLEDDDIQAKKDS, encoded by the coding sequence ATGTGGACACTCTCTTTTCTTGTATTTTTATCCATAACACTTGGCATAGGTGCATGGCTTCTTTTTATATGGTCAGTAAAAAAAGGTCAATACGAAGATGCAGAGGATATGAAGTACAGAATGCTGGAGGATGATGATATACAAGCAAAGAAAGACTCATGA
- a CDS encoding heavy metal translocating P-type ATPase — protein sequence MPTCNHCLLEFPEGEAVYDEIDGEKRVFCCHGCHGIYRLIHGEGLDEFYRKRQWNEKGISKTLFEKEIDVKPFAEHVRNIEDREQKTEVRRQKEIDIYIDDIRCASCVWLNEKILSKTEGIKYARVNYATHRARIRWDPNIIGLDRIIKRIISIGYNPRPYSESEQFKRQRAEAKDLLIRFGTAGFLSSQLMIYTTALYAGYFQGIDAKTKLIFEIIAMLLTIPVIFYSGMPFIRNTFKGLQHLNFNMDSLITIGSDSAFIYSIYQMFIGGKVYFDTSAMIITLILLGRYIETTAKGRASETIDRLSKLNPKEARLVMSQDSEVTEIVPVTSINKGDLIRVIPGERVPLDGIIVSGESEVDESIITGESKPIHKSVGYEVIGGSMNLYGTFVFKVTKKGKETVLSNIIKAVEDAQARKPQIQTIADRVVGIFVPTILIIAFFTVATYILKGASTQHALMAGISVVVIACPCSLGLATPLAVLIFTTMASSKGILIRGGEVIENTSQSDHVIFDKTGTITLGRPVLKEVIVFDTDLDREYILSLAASIERLSEHSIGHAITESAKGLDLFNVFAFKTLPGKGVEGIIGSKKIFIGSRELMYENNCFSDLTRSLINASLQFEKSGDIVIYIGWDRRGGIKSLCGHSLFLYFYP from the coding sequence ATGCCCACATGTAATCACTGCCTTTTGGAATTTCCCGAAGGAGAAGCTGTATATGATGAAATAGACGGTGAAAAGAGGGTATTCTGCTGTCACGGATGTCATGGCATATACAGGTTGATACACGGTGAGGGGCTTGACGAGTTTTATAGAAAGAGGCAATGGAACGAGAAAGGGATATCGAAGACATTATTCGAGAAGGAGATTGATGTTAAACCCTTTGCAGAGCACGTGAGGAATATTGAAGACAGAGAACAGAAGACAGAAGTCAGAAGACAGAAAGAAATAGATATTTATATTGATGATATTCGCTGTGCCTCGTGCGTATGGCTGAACGAGAAGATACTTTCAAAGACAGAGGGCATTAAGTATGCCCGTGTAAACTACGCAACCCACAGGGCAAGAATACGATGGGATCCAAATATTATCGGATTGGACAGGATTATTAAAAGGATAATCTCTATCGGCTACAACCCGAGGCCTTATTCAGAGTCAGAACAATTCAAGAGGCAGAGGGCAGAGGCAAAAGACCTTCTTATCAGATTTGGCACTGCTGGATTTCTGTCATCACAATTAATGATCTACACCACTGCCCTTTATGCAGGCTATTTCCAGGGAATAGATGCAAAGACAAAGCTTATCTTTGAGATTATAGCGATGCTTCTTACTATACCTGTTATTTTTTACTCGGGTATGCCTTTTATCAGAAATACCTTTAAAGGCTTACAACACCTCAATTTCAATATGGATTCCCTTATAACTATAGGCTCAGATTCAGCATTTATTTACAGCATATACCAGATGTTTATAGGAGGCAAGGTTTACTTTGATACATCTGCTATGATAATAACCCTGATCCTTTTAGGCAGATACATAGAGACCACTGCAAAGGGGAGGGCATCAGAGACCATTGATCGGCTATCAAAATTAAATCCTAAAGAGGCACGATTAGTCATGAGTCAGGACTCAGAAGTCACAGAGATAGTTCCTGTTACATCAATCAATAAAGGAGATCTTATTCGGGTCATACCCGGAGAAAGGGTTCCCCTTGATGGCATTATTGTGAGTGGAGAGTCAGAGGTAGATGAATCCATTATTACAGGAGAGTCAAAACCTATTCATAAAAGTGTAGGTTATGAGGTCATTGGTGGTAGTATGAACCTTTATGGTACATTTGTTTTCAAGGTTACAAAAAAAGGCAAAGAAACTGTGCTATCAAACATCATAAAGGCAGTGGAGGATGCTCAGGCGAGAAAGCCTCAGATACAGACCATTGCTGACAGGGTTGTGGGGATATTCGTACCCACTATATTGATAATCGCATTTTTTACAGTGGCAACTTATATACTTAAAGGTGCATCTACACAGCATGCATTAATGGCTGGGATTTCTGTTGTTGTTATCGCGTGCCCATGCAGTCTGGGACTTGCAACTCCTCTTGCTGTTCTCATCTTTACGACTATGGCATCATCAAAGGGAATCCTAATCAGAGGGGGAGAGGTCATAGAGAACACGAGTCAGTCAGATCATGTCATTTTTGACAAAACAGGTACAATAACACTTGGAAGGCCTGTGCTTAAGGAGGTCATTGTATTCGATACAGATCTTGATAGAGAATATATCCTTTCCCTTGCTGCTTCCATAGAGAGATTATCAGAACACAGCATAGGTCATGCAATCACAGAATCTGCAAAGGGTCTTGACCTCTTCAATGTCTTTGCATTTAAGACACTTCCCGGAAAGGGTGTTGAGGGGATAATAGGCAGCAAAAAAATATTTATTGGCAGCAGGGAACTGATGTATGAAAACAATTGTTTTAGTGATTTAACGCGATCCTTGATTAATGCTTCCTTGCAATTTGAAAAAAGTGGTGATATAGTTATTTATATTGGATGGGATAGAAGAGGAGGTATAAAAAGCTTATGTGGACACTCTCTTTTCTTGTATTTTTATCCATAA
- a CDS encoding sulfite exporter TauE/SafE family protein, whose translation MDISYFLAFTTGFLGGFGHCIGMCGPLVTSYAFYECRFRDSRISLLLHILYNSGRVTTYVFIGSLMGFAGSFANTLGMFSGIQNIVTIIAGCIIILMGLGITGIIGGTNFIERYNNIILKAVKMVLEGASLWRYYALGLLIGLVPCGLSYSIFIASAGTGNFFSGSMIALSFGLGTVPALLLFGIIITYLSNKVRGLVYRAGGIVIILMGIYFIFRGIGLYAHM comes from the coding sequence GTGGATATAAGTTATTTCCTTGCCTTTACAACAGGCTTCCTTGGAGGATTCGGTCACTGTATAGGGATGTGTGGTCCCCTTGTTACTTCATATGCCTTTTATGAATGCAGATTTCGGGATTCTCGCATTTCGTTGCTGCTCCACATTCTCTATAATTCAGGTCGAGTGACTACTTATGTATTTATAGGTTCATTGATGGGTTTTGCTGGCTCCTTTGCTAATACCCTCGGCATGTTTAGCGGTATCCAGAATATTGTGACTATAATCGCAGGTTGCATAATAATTCTCATGGGTCTCGGAATAACAGGAATTATTGGTGGAACGAATTTTATAGAAAGATATAACAACATTATTTTAAAGGCAGTAAAGATGGTTCTTGAAGGTGCATCTCTGTGGCGTTATTATGCCCTCGGATTGCTTATCGGATTGGTTCCATGCGGTCTCTCCTATTCTATATTTATAGCATCGGCTGGCACAGGAAATTTTTTTTCAGGCTCAATGATTGCCCTTTCTTTTGGACTCGGTACAGTTCCAGCATTGCTGCTGTTCGGGATTATCATTACATATTTGAGCAACAAGGTCAGGGGATTGGTATACAGAGCAGGGGGGATTGTTATAATACTCATGGGTATATATTTTATCTTTAGAGGTATAGGTCTCTATGCCCACATGTAA